A section of the Malania oleifera isolate guangnan ecotype guangnan chromosome 2, ASM2987363v1, whole genome shotgun sequence genome encodes:
- the LOC131149910 gene encoding scarecrow-like protein 33, translated as MDPNYSGFFNSQYGYEWNDDETAHHSSHQQNSSLDPNLMGSYNQAHLPAPAAPVPAPAPEPEPEPEPEPMVHHSGHEKEFSDAIFQYIGQMLMEEDMEMRSCMFHDPLALQAAEKSFYDAIGQKYPLSPTQLPPPTGRNLNGDHGCRNSNEPSFLQSPVNLPPVDYVFQATPQIPSTFSINSFSDVGVGAGTSTCSFAVPLVPSTCIESDSILQFRRGMEEASKFLPSTSLLTIDLESHRPPLGTNERDYLPCGGRGRKNHSSGDIDVEEGRTSKQLAVCFDEVELSEMFDRVLLCPESNKNGPSSSTGDNEALPNRAGGLPQQNVQTYLFNAGKGCRKEQRKEKEVVDLRALLIHCSRAVTNNDHRSANELLKEIRKYSSPFGDGTQRTAHYFANALEARLAGTGTQIYAGLARQRTSATNMLKAYQLYLSTCPFTRMAIFFANHLILKLARTATTLHIIDFGILYGFQWPIVIQRLADGVGQPSKLRITAIELPQPGFRPAERVEETGRRLGKYCERFNIPFEYKCIAQKWETVQIEELRLDRNETIVVNCLFGFKNLLDGTVLIDSPRDAVLVLIRKINPQIFIHSVVNGSYDAALFAARFREALFHYSALFDMFDTNLTRENQERLMFEKEFYGREVMNVLACEGSERVERPETYRQWQARNMSAQFRQLPLDRELLMMLKTRVKAAYHKDFLIDEDGPWMLQGWKGRIICATTSWIPAEDSWILAEQF; from the coding sequence ATGGATCCGAACTACAGTGGTTTCTTCAATTCCCAATATGGGTATGAATGGAATGATGATGAGACCGCTCATCACAGTTCTCATCAGCAGAATTCTTCACTGGATCCCAACTTGATGGGTTCTTATAATCAAGCCCATCTACCGGCGCCGGCGGCGCCGGTGCCTGCGCCAGCTCCGGAGCCGGAGCCGGAGCCGGAGCCGGAGCCGATGGTCCATCATTCTGGACATGAAAAAGAGTTTTCCGATGCCATTTTCCAGTACATAGGCCAGATGTTGATGGAAGAGGACATGGAGATGAGGTCGTGTATGTTTCACGATCCCTTGGCTCTCCAAGCCGCCGAGAAATCATTCTACGACGCTATCGGTCAGAAGTATCCTCTCTCACCCACCCAACTACCCCCTCCGACCGGTCGTAATCTTAACGGAGATCATGGCTGCAGAAACAGTAATGAGCCCTCTTTCTTGCAATCCCCTGTTAATCTTCCTCCCGTTGACTACGTTTTCCAGGCCACTCCCCAAATACCTTCCACCTTTTCGATCAATAGCTTCAGTGATGTTGGTGTTGGTGCTGGTACATCTACTTGCAGTTTTGCTGTGCCTCTTGTTCCGAGTACTTGTATCGAGAGCGATTCCATATTGCAGTTCAGAAGAGGGATGGAGGAAGCTAGTAAATTCCTTCCTAGCACAAGTCTCTTGACTATTGATTTGGAGAGCCATAGGCCGCCTCTTGGAACCAATGAGAGGGACTATTTGCCATGTGGTGGAAGGGGAAGGAAGAATCACTCGAGTGGGGATATAGATGTGGAAGAAGGAAGGACTAGCAAGCAGTTAGCGGTATGCTTTGACGAGGTCGAGCTATCAGAGATGTTTGATCGGGTTTTGCTTTGTCCAGAATCAAACAAGAATGGGCCTTCCAGTTCTACTGGAGATAATGAAGCTTTGCCGAATAGAGCAGGTGGATTACCGCAGCAGAATGTGCAAACATATCTATTTAATGCGGGGAAGGGTTGCAGAAAGGAACAGAGAAAGGAAAAGGAAGTAGTGGATTTGAGGGCTCTACTCATTCATTGTTCCCGAGCAGTCACTAATAATGATCACAGGAGTGCAAATGAACTGTTAAAGGAGATCAGGAAGTACTCTTCTCCTTTTGGTGATGGAACTCAAAGGACTGCCCATTACTTTGCCAATGCTCTTGAGGCGCGCTTAGCTGGCACTGGGACCCAAATCTATGCTGGCTTGGCTCGCCAGAGGACATCAGCTACAAATATGTTGAAAGCTTACCAGCTTTATCTATCAACCTGCCCTTTCACAAGGATGGCTATTTTTTTCGCAAACCACCTCATTTTGAAATTAGCGCGGACAGCAACTACTCTCCATATCATAGATTTTGGTATCCTGTATGGTTTTCAGTGGCCCATTGTTATCCAACGTCTCGCAGACGGAGTCGGTCAGCCTTCTAAGCTTCGGATTACTGCTATAGAGCTACCCCAGCCCGGTTTCCGGCCTGCAGAAAGGGTAGAGGAGACGGGGCGGCGTTTGGGAAAGTATTGTGAGCGCTTTAATATTCCTTTTGAGTATAAGTGCATAGCACAGAAATGGGAAACTGTCCAAATTGAAGAGCTCCGGTTAGATAGGAATGAGACAATTGTTGTGAATTGCCTCTTTGGATTCAAGAATCTTCTCGATGGGACAGTTTTGATAGACAGTCCAAGGGATGCTGTTTTGGTGTTAATCCGGAAGATAAATCCCCAAATTTTCATCCATTCTGTAGTTAATGGATCCTATGATGCTGCTCTCTTTGCTGCACGGTTCCGAGAGGCACTTTTCCACTACTCTGCATTGTTTGATATGTTTGATACTAACTTAACCCGTGAAAATCAGGAGAGATTGATGTTTGAGAAAGAGTTTTATGGGCGGGAAGTTATGAATGTCTTAGCATGTGAGGGCTCTGAGAGGGTTGAGAGGCCTGAGACATACAGGCAGTGGCAGGCTCGAAATATGAGTGCTCAGTTCAGGCAGCTCCCATTGGATAGGGAACTCCTGATGATGTTGAAGACTAGGGTTAAAGCTGCTTACCACAAGGATTTTTTGATTGATGAAGATGGCCCCTGGATGCTGCAGGGATGGAAAGGCCGAATCATTTGTGCTACCACATCTTGGATTCCAGCAGAGGACTCTTGGATCCTTGCAGAGCAGTTTTAA